A portion of the Manihot esculenta cultivar AM560-2 chromosome 2, M.esculenta_v8, whole genome shotgun sequence genome contains these proteins:
- the LOC110608678 gene encoding zinc finger protein CONSTANS-LIKE 7, with protein MRYDSLPVKSLKMEEQEVPETTIDDSCNGGFAGMDEFDGILDIEDEEKLSKDKNMYGFLNWDFMDMEEQPNINGEDEADEYCKFEDRSRSFFEEEESHFYSIKRESSNGFLLDGEDDDKRVSLNLNLNYQEVLDAWSDRGPLWADHSSLSCFPNNAYYMGEVPVMEEERTRREASVLRYKEKRQTRLFSKKIRYQVRKLNADKRPRLKGRFVKRDS; from the exons ATGAGATACGATTCCTTACCCGTAAAAAGCCTAAAAATGGAAGAGCAAGAGGTTCCAGAGACAACCATTGATGATTCTTGCAATGGAGGATTTGCTGGTATGGATGAATTTGATGGCATTTTGGACATTGAAGATGAAGAAAAGCTATCAAAGGATAAAAATATGTATGGTTTTTTGAACTGGGATTTTATGGATATGGAAGAACAACCAAATATCAATGGAGAAGATGAAGCAGATGAGTATTGTAAGTTTGAGGACAGAAGCAGGAGCTTCTTTGAGGAAGAAGAAAGCCATTTTTACAGCATAAAGAGAGAGAGTAGTAATGGGTTCTTATTAGATGGTGAAGATGATGATAAGAGAGTTTCATTGAActtgaatttgaattatcaaGAGGTTTTGGATGCATGGTCTGATAGAGGACCTCTTTGGGCTGATCACTCTTCTCTTTCTTGCTTCCCAAACAATGCCTATTAT ATGGGAGAGGTGCCAGTAATGGAAGAAGAGAGAACAAGAAGAGAAGCAAGTGTTCTGAGGTACAAAGAGAAGCGTCAGACTAGATTGTTCTCTAAGAAGATAAGGTATCAAGTTCGCAAACTCAATGCAGATAAAAGACCTAGACTCAAG GGTAGATTTGTGAAGAGAGATTCGTGA
- the LOC110609964 gene encoding mitoferrin produces the protein MATEAATAKFQNPDFRPDFHPDISLTAHDGLHFWQFMIAGSIAGSVEHMAMFPVDTIKTHMQALGSCPIKSVSVTHAVRSILQSEGPSALYRGIAAMGLGAGPAHAVYFSVYEVCKKYFSGNNPNNSIAHAVSGVCATVCSDAVFTPMDMVKQRLQLGNNAYKGVWDCVKRVLREEGFGAFYASYRTTVLMNAPFTAVHFATYEATKRGLVEISPESANDERLVVHATAGAAAGALAASLTTPLDVVKTQLQCQGVCGCDRFKTGSIGDVIRTIVKKDGYRGLMRGWIPRMLFHAPAASICWSTYEASKAFFQELNEQSNSGMVT, from the exons ATGGCCACAGAAGCCGCCACCGCCAAATTCCAAAACCCTGATTTTCGCCCCGATTTCCACCCAGATATTTCGTTAACGGCACACGACGGCCTCCATTTCTGGCAATTCATGATTGCCGGTTCCATTGCCGGTTCAGTCGAGCACATGGCCATGTTTCCAGTGGACACAATAAAGACACACATGCAGGCTCTCGGTTCTTGTCCGATTAAATCCGTCAGTGTCACCCACGCGGTCCGTTCAATCCTCCAATCTGAAGGACCCAGTGCCCTCTACCGCGGTATCGCCGCCATGGGTCTCGGCGCTGGTCCCGCGCATGCTGTGTATTTCTCGGTTTACGAAGTATGTAAGAAGTATTTCTCTGGTAACAATCCAAACAATTCAATAGCTCACGCTGTATCTGGGGTTTGTGCTACGGTGTGCAGTGATGCTGTATTTACGCCGATGGATATGGTGAAGCAGAGATTACAATTGGGGAATAATGCTTATAAGGGGGTATGGGATTGTGTGAAGAGGGTTTTGAGAGAAGAGGGTTTTGGTGCGTTTTATGCATCCTATAGGACTACTGTTTTGATGAATGCGCCTTTCACAGCTGTGCATTTTGCTACTTATGAGGCTACAAAAAGAGGATTGGTGGAGATTTCGCCTGAGAGTGCTAATGATGAGCGGTTGGTTGTTCATGCGACTGCTGGAGCTGCAGCTGGAGCACTTGCAGCTTCGCTCACTACTCCACTTGATGTTGTTAAGACACAATTGCAGTGTCAG GGTGTTTGTGGGTGTGACAGATTTAAAACCGGTTCAATTGGAGATGTGATTCGGACAATAGTGAAAAAGGATGGATACAGAGGACTCATGAGGGGTTGGATTCCGAGAATGCTTTTCCATGCACCTGCTGCATCAATTTGCTGGTCTACATATGAAGCCTCAAAAGCATTCTTTCAGGAACTCAACGAACAGAGTAACAGTGGCATGGTTACCTGA